A genomic region of Epinephelus moara isolate mb chromosome 23, YSFRI_EMoa_1.0, whole genome shotgun sequence contains the following coding sequences:
- the LOC126385043 gene encoding aldo-keto reductase family 1 member D1-like, translating to MSMDLTTESHSIPLSDGNSIPLIGLGTYGDPRKTPKGTAYESVKLAIETGYRHIDGALVYFNEHEVGQAIREKIADGSVKREDIFYCGKLWNTFHPPELVRPALEKTLKTLQLDFVDLYIVEMPTAFKPGDTFYPRDENGKYIYHKTDLCATWEALEACKDAGLIKSLGVSNFNKRQLELIFNKPGLKHKPVSNQIECHPYFTQPKLLKYCRQKDVVIVGYSPLGTSRDASWVNLKCPPLLEDELLASIAKKYNKTTAQVALRFNMQRGVVVIPKSFNPARIKENFQIFDFSLSEAEMKAIEGLNKNIRFVELLMWSDHPEYPFHDEY from the exons ATGAGCATGGATTTGACAACTGAGAGTCACTCCATTCCTCTGAGTGATGGAAACAGCATACCTTTGATAGGACTGGGAACCTATGGGGACCCCCGCAAG aCCCCAAAAGGAACTGCATATGAATCTGTCAAATTGGCCATTGAAACCGGATACAGACACATAGATGGGGCTCTGGTCTATTTCAATGAACACGAGGTGGGACAAGCCATACGGGAGAAAATTGCAGATGGAAGTGTGAAGCGAGAGGACATCTTCTACTGTGGGAAG TTGTGGAACACATTCCATCCCCCAGAACTGGTTCGACCTGCTTTGGAGAAAACTTTGAAGACGCTGCAGCTGGATTTTGTTGACCTCTATATTGTGGAGATGCCCACAGCCTTTAAG CCAGGAGATACATTTTACCCCAGAGATGAGAATGGGAAGTACATTTATCATAAGACAGATCTCTGTGCGACTTGGGAG GCTTTGGAGGCCTGTAAAGATGCCGGGCTGATAAAGTCTCTCGGAGTGTCCAACTTCAACAAGAGACAACTGGAGCTGATCTTCAACAAGCCTGGGCTGAAACACAAGCCTGTGTCAAACCAG ATTGAATGCCATCCGTATTTCACTCAGCCAAAGTTGCTCAAGTACTGCCGGCAGAAGGATGTTGTCATCGTGGGATACAGCCCTTTGGGGACATCTAGGGATGCATCCTG GGTCAACCTTAAATGCCCCCCATTGTTGGAAGACGAGCTTCTGGCATCAATTGCTAAAAAGTACAACAAGACCACAGCCCAGGTGGCCTTGAGGTTCAACATGCAGAGGGGAGTGGTGGTCATCCCGAAGAGCTTTAACCCTGCACGCATAAAGGAGAACTTTCAG ATATTcgacttctctctctctgaggcCGAGATGAAGGCAATTGAAGGACTGAACAAGAATATCCGTTTCGTGGAGCTTCTCAT GTGGTCTGATCACCCAGAGTATCCATTTCATGATGAATACTAG